In Deinococcus sonorensis KR-87, a single window of DNA contains:
- a CDS encoding NPCBM/NEW2 domain-containing protein, whose protein sequence is MPVFFPGIRTQDLSLTLTATNGYGPIEFNTSNGGRNAGDGNTLTLNENIYTRGLGVHAGSEIHITGSGFTLPACSVFQARVGVDDEVNSNGSVVFQVYADGQRLYDSGVMTGTSAGQQVYVPIGGKHDLRFVVTNAGDGSSYDHADWINPTISCPPQYGQAGTVDRSYQGGGATSVGGVAAALDPDNTVLLLQQNGTSNTLVRVQENGQQSQVQLQLAARAVVVQPDHKILVGGQLNHTFAITRYNPDLTVDATYGKGGSVITNLAITQDGYTYDAGINALVLQPDGRLIAVGSAPGLYYPSPSQPSITWVDGGNYALARYTSSGQLDPSFGTGGVVNSGFSLPQDPATRFTEHARAVALQPDGKVVIGGVRYHDSEVDSTVVRFTSTGSLDTAFLKDQNHQGIIRAAYSEFSDVAVQPDGHIVAVGATGRFTTTALLARLNPDGSQDRQLLYSYSSSCRAYCQDAFTHVLAQPDGRLVMTANYQAPAPGLPDFKPLLMRFTPSLNFDKTFGADGSGVVEGDATNEGDPGKYTSVLQQKDGKLMVVGTASITRYFP, encoded by the coding sequence ATGCCCGTGTTCTTTCCCGGCATTCGGACCCAGGACCTCTCGCTGACCTTGACGGCAACCAACGGCTACGGTCCGATCGAATTCAACACCAGCAATGGTGGGCGCAACGCCGGCGACGGCAACACGTTGACGCTGAATGAGAACATCTACACCCGGGGGCTGGGGGTGCATGCGGGGAGCGAGATCCACATCACCGGCAGCGGCTTCACCCTGCCGGCATGCAGTGTCTTCCAGGCCCGGGTGGGGGTCGACGACGAGGTCAACAGCAACGGGTCGGTGGTCTTCCAGGTCTATGCTGACGGGCAGCGGCTGTACGACTCCGGGGTGATGACCGGGACCAGCGCGGGCCAGCAGGTGTACGTGCCGATTGGCGGGAAGCACGACTTGCGTTTCGTGGTGACGAACGCGGGAGACGGCTCCAGCTATGACCACGCCGACTGGATCAACCCCACCATCTCCTGTCCACCGCAGTATGGTCAGGCGGGCACCGTGGACCGCTCGTACCAGGGGGGAGGCGCCACCAGCGTCGGAGGCGTGGCAGCCGCGCTCGACCCGGACAATACGGTGCTGCTGCTGCAACAGAACGGCACGTCCAACACCCTGGTGCGGGTGCAGGAAAACGGGCAGCAGTCTCAGGTGCAGCTCCAGCTGGCAGCGCGCGCAGTGGTGGTGCAACCGGACCACAAGATCCTGGTGGGTGGACAGCTGAACCATACGTTCGCCATCACCCGCTACAACCCGGACCTGACGGTCGATGCCACGTACGGGAAGGGCGGCAGCGTCATCACGAACCTCGCCATCACGCAGGACGGGTATACGTACGACGCGGGCATCAATGCGCTGGTGCTGCAGCCGGATGGCCGGCTGATCGCGGTGGGTTCCGCACCCGGCCTGTACTACCCCTCGCCCAGTCAACCGTCGATCACCTGGGTCGACGGGGGGAATTATGCGCTGGCCCGCTACACCAGCAGTGGTCAACTCGACCCGAGCTTCGGGACGGGCGGGGTGGTCAATTCTGGCTTCAGCCTTCCGCAGGACCCGGCCACGCGGTTCACCGAACACGCCAGGGCGGTGGCGCTCCAGCCGGACGGAAAGGTCGTGATCGGTGGGGTGAGATATCACGACAGTGAGGTGGACAGCACGGTGGTGCGGTTTACCAGCACCGGCAGTCTCGACACGGCGTTCCTCAAGGATCAGAACCATCAGGGCATCATCCGGGCCGCTTATTCCGAGTTCTCCGATGTGGCCGTGCAGCCGGACGGACATATCGTCGCTGTGGGCGCGACCGGCCGATTCACGACCACCGCACTTCTGGCTCGGCTCAACCCGGACGGCAGTCAGGACCGGCAGCTGCTCTACAGTTACAGTTCATCGTGCCGTGCCTACTGCCAGGATGCCTTCACCCACGTGCTGGCCCAGCCGGATGGCCGGCTGGTGATGACGGCCAACTACCAAGCCCCCGCCCCTGGGCTCCCTGACTTCAAACCGCTGCTGATGCGCTTCACGCCCAGCCTGAATTTTGACAAGACCTTTGGGGCCGATGGAAGTGGCGTGGTGGAGGGCGACGCCACGAATGAGGGCGATCCAGGGAAGTACACGTCGGTGCTGCAGCAGAAGGACGGCAAACTGATGGTCGTGGGCACCGCGTCCATCACCCGGTACTTCCCCTGA
- a CDS encoding histidine phosphatase family protein, which produces MIAWAVEADTSDVAISLVFKTHSWSEENDRGVASGWHHSRLSARGRTLAHELGERRRHDDLAVVFVSDLRRAVETADIAMSGSGLTVVHDWRLRECNYGELNGQPAQTVLQNRRRYQDVPYPNGESWRQAVNRVGRFLKDLRVGWSDQRVLVIGHVATRWAFDHLIDGVPLEDLIAQDFRWREGWVYHLSGGEQATTEASRCGQTGRTR; this is translated from the coding sequence GTGATTGCCTGGGCTGTCGAAGCCGATACTTCGGACGTGGCCATTTCCCTGGTATTTAAGACGCATTCCTGGAGCGAAGAGAACGACCGTGGGGTGGCGTCCGGGTGGCATCACAGCCGCCTCTCCGCCCGTGGACGCACGCTTGCCCACGAACTCGGCGAACGCCGGCGACATGATGACCTGGCCGTGGTGTTTGTCTCGGACCTCCGGCGGGCTGTGGAAACCGCCGACATTGCCATGAGCGGCAGCGGCCTGACGGTGGTGCACGACTGGCGGTTGCGGGAGTGCAACTACGGCGAGCTGAATGGACAGCCGGCGCAGACCGTCCTCCAGAACCGGCGACGGTACCAGGACGTGCCCTATCCGAACGGAGAAAGCTGGCGGCAGGCCGTGAACCGTGTGGGGCGGTTCCTTAAGGACCTCCGGGTGGGGTGGAGTGATCAGCGGGTTCTGGTGATCGGCCACGTCGCGACCCGCTGGGCGTTCGACCATCTGATTGACGGGGTGCCGCTCGAGGACCTGATCGCGCAGGACTTCCGTTGGCGAGAAGGGTGGGTGTATCACCTGTCTGGGGGTGAGCAGGCAACAACGGAGGCGTCCCGGTGCGGGCAGACGGGCCGAACGCGCTGA
- a CDS encoding GbsR/MarR family transcriptional regulator: MSDESPAPATTTSESEQFMERAGLLFEMVGMPRAAGRVLGALLVAPPHGRTPAELAALLQSSRASMSGAIKYLTLVGLIERAPNPGERADRFRMRPNAWAILTEQGNRRIQPLHELAQEGLRALPTGGDPTPLREMEQFYAYVLQVFPKMLDEWHRVQRRPSSTP, from the coding sequence ATGTCGGATGAGTCCCCAGCGCCCGCCACGACCACGTCAGAAAGCGAGCAGTTCATGGAGCGGGCGGGCCTGCTGTTCGAGATGGTGGGCATGCCGCGCGCCGCAGGGCGTGTGCTGGGGGCGCTGCTGGTGGCCCCGCCACACGGACGGACACCCGCTGAGCTTGCCGCCTTGCTCCAGTCCAGCCGCGCCAGCATGAGTGGGGCGATCAAATACCTGACGCTGGTGGGCCTGATCGAACGGGCGCCGAATCCTGGTGAGCGCGCCGACCGCTTCCGGATGCGCCCCAACGCGTGGGCGATCCTGACCGAGCAGGGCAACCGGCGCATCCAGCCGCTGCACGAGCTGGCGCAGGAGGGCCTGCGGGCGCTGCCGACCGGAGGCGACCCCACGCCCCTGCGCGAGATGGAACAGTTCTACGCCTATGTCCTGCAGGTGTTTCCAAAGATGCTTGACGAGTGGCACCGCGTCCAGCGGCGCCCATCCTCCACCCCCTGA
- a CDS encoding ABC transporter ATP-binding protein encodes MNAIETSDLSKLYAPGVGLDRLNLQVAAGEIFGFIGPNGAGKTTAIRTLMGFLRPSGGSGRVLGHDVWQERVKVHARVGYLPGEVHLPDQHTARELMQRSCTLRGGASIAYGLEVARRLDLRLDARLRTLSKGNRQKVGLTLALMHRPELLVLDEPTDGLDPLVQETVLELLREAGSEGRAVFLSSHVLSEIEQVAGRVGIIRRGELIRVEGVQALKASLPQQVTLQFARTPVVNLAALQGMSAGVTEGLAFRGWWRGSPDRLIQALASESLTSLSLTPSTLEAAFLDEYRNKPVQGTVEHVA; translated from the coding sequence ATGAATGCCATCGAAACGAGCGACCTGAGCAAGCTGTATGCCCCCGGCGTGGGCCTCGACCGGCTGAACCTGCAGGTGGCGGCGGGTGAGATCTTCGGCTTTATCGGCCCAAATGGGGCGGGCAAGACGACCGCCATCCGCACCCTGATGGGGTTTCTGCGGCCCAGCGGGGGAAGCGGGCGCGTCCTGGGACACGATGTGTGGCAGGAGCGGGTCAAGGTTCACGCGCGAGTGGGGTACCTCCCCGGCGAGGTGCACCTCCCGGATCAGCACACCGCCCGTGAACTGATGCAGCGCAGCTGCACGCTGCGCGGCGGGGCCAGCATCGCGTACGGTCTTGAGGTGGCGCGGCGCCTGGACCTCCGGCTGGACGCCCGGTTGAGGACCCTCAGTAAAGGCAACCGGCAGAAGGTAGGGCTGACCCTCGCCCTGATGCACCGCCCGGAACTGCTGGTGCTGGACGAACCGACCGACGGTCTGGACCCGCTGGTCCAGGAGACGGTGCTGGAGCTGCTGCGCGAGGCGGGGAGCGAGGGCCGCGCCGTGTTCCTGTCCAGCCACGTCCTGAGCGAGATCGAGCAGGTCGCGGGGCGGGTGGGCATCATCCGGCGCGGCGAACTGATCCGGGTGGAGGGTGTCCAGGCGCTGAAAGCCAGCCTCCCTCAACAGGTGACGCTTCAGTTCGCCCGGACGCCCGTGGTCAATCTCGCGGCTCTGCAGGGCATGAGTGCCGGCGTGACGGAGGGGCTGGCGTTCCGGGGCTGGTGGCGCGGCAGTCCCGACCGGCTGATCCAGGCGCTGGCGAGTGAATCGCTGACCTCGCTGAGCCTCACGCCGTCCACCCTGGAGGCCGCCTTTCTGGACGAGTACCGCAATAAGCCGGTGCAGGGGACGGTGGAGCATGTGGCGTGA
- a CDS encoding ABC transporter permease subunit: MWREVWRQAMQDGRRSLLWWAVGLALYTVMLLAFFPLLKGNTAIDALMKSLPESVRALAGDNLGTPAGYVGGKLLSTMPMLLTLFAVLQGSALIAGQEERGWLEFPLAQPLPRTALLLGRTVGLLTMMLALGAVLFLSILLAGQLFQAPLPAGQLLVTVALHILGAWLFGALALAIGAATGRPGLAVGIGAGLGIGLVVLQGVASQVQVLRDLAWLNPWKYALSDLPLEHAVSPTPLLVCLLLGGALVWIAARQFNSRDLRG; the protein is encoded by the coding sequence ATGTGGCGTGAAGTCTGGAGGCAGGCCATGCAGGATGGCCGCCGCAGCCTGCTGTGGTGGGCGGTGGGCCTCGCCCTGTACACGGTGATGCTGCTGGCGTTCTTCCCGCTCCTGAAGGGGAACACGGCCATCGACGCCCTGATGAAGAGCCTGCCCGAATCGGTGCGGGCCCTGGCCGGCGACAACCTCGGCACGCCCGCCGGGTATGTGGGCGGCAAGCTGCTGAGCACCATGCCGATGCTGCTGACGCTGTTTGCCGTGCTGCAGGGCTCGGCGCTGATCGCGGGGCAGGAGGAGCGCGGGTGGCTGGAGTTCCCCCTGGCCCAGCCGCTGCCGCGCACGGCCCTGCTGCTGGGCCGCACCGTGGGGCTGCTGACCATGATGCTGGCCCTCGGCGCCGTGCTGTTCCTCAGCATCCTGCTGGCCGGGCAGCTGTTCCAGGCGCCACTGCCTGCTGGACAGCTGCTGGTGACGGTGGCGCTGCACATCCTCGGCGCGTGGCTGTTCGGGGCCCTGGCGCTCGCGATCGGCGCGGCGACGGGCCGCCCGGGGCTGGCCGTCGGCATCGGCGCGGGTCTGGGCATCGGGCTGGTGGTGCTGCAGGGCGTGGCCTCGCAGGTGCAAGTGCTCCGGGATCTGGCCTGGCTCAATCCCTGGAAATACGCCCTGAGCGATCTCCCGCTGGAACACGCGGTGAGTCCCACCCCGCTGCTGGTCTGCCTGCTGCTGGGCGGTGCGCTGGTCTGGATCGCCGCACGCCAGTTCAACTCCCGGGACCTGCGAGGGTAA
- a CDS encoding MFS transporter: protein MSISLLHGPFARVWWAGLISMTGNWMLAAALPAYVYLATGSVLASSLLFFASVAPHVLLGSLAGAVADRVDRVRLMTGLNLLAAVSVLPLLLAAPGLMWPVVLVCVLETLVTLPLGPAENALLPTLVPSTHLPRANALNALNNNVARLLGPALGGLVLARVGLPTVVLLDVASYLAAAALLWPLMRPPASRPAVRIDFTAVRQAGRALVTVSGEGLRLARQVPALRLLLFTTALGGLGEGLFAVLLAPFVTSVLHGGEGAYGLILSAQAVGGLIGAAVMTPLAGRWSPVTLAATGAVGLGVIDALIFTSPLVLTGVWPALLLMVLAGLPASAAGVGWTTLMQRITTDERRGQAFGLSAQVSALSVLAGTGLANVARTPDAILPVISVHAVTLLASGVVVALRRRVLEVPPADVPRAPTERLPG from the coding sequence ATGTCCATCTCGTTGCTTCACGGACCGTTCGCGCGGGTGTGGTGGGCCGGGCTGATCAGCATGACCGGCAACTGGATGCTCGCCGCCGCCCTTCCCGCGTACGTGTACCTCGCCACCGGCTCGGTGCTCGCCTCCAGCCTGCTGTTCTTCGCGTCCGTGGCGCCGCACGTGCTGCTCGGCTCACTCGCGGGCGCCGTTGCGGACCGCGTGGACCGGGTCAGGCTGATGACCGGGCTCAATCTGCTCGCCGCCGTGAGCGTCCTGCCGCTCCTGCTGGCCGCGCCCGGCCTGATGTGGCCGGTGGTGCTGGTGTGTGTGCTGGAGACCCTCGTGACGCTGCCGCTCGGCCCGGCTGAGAACGCCCTGCTGCCCACGCTGGTGCCGTCCACGCACCTGCCCCGCGCCAACGCCCTCAACGCCCTGAACAACAACGTCGCGCGGCTGCTCGGGCCCGCACTCGGGGGGCTGGTGCTCGCCCGCGTGGGGCTGCCTACGGTCGTGCTGCTCGACGTCGCGTCCTACCTCGCCGCGGCCGCCCTGCTGTGGCCGCTCATGCGGCCTCCCGCCTCCCGCCCGGCCGTCCGGATCGACTTCACAGCGGTCCGGCAGGCCGGGCGGGCGCTCGTGACCGTCTCCGGTGAGGGGCTGCGTCTGGCCCGGCAGGTGCCGGCATTGCGGCTGCTGCTGTTCACCACGGCCCTCGGTGGACTTGGGGAGGGCCTGTTCGCGGTGCTGCTCGCCCCGTTTGTCACCAGCGTCCTGCATGGAGGCGAGGGCGCGTACGGACTGATCCTCAGTGCCCAGGCGGTGGGCGGGCTGATCGGTGCGGCGGTGATGACGCCGCTGGCCGGACGCTGGTCACCCGTAACGCTCGCCGCCACAGGCGCGGTGGGCCTTGGCGTGATCGACGCCCTGATCTTCACGTCCCCGCTGGTGCTGACCGGCGTGTGGCCCGCGCTGCTGCTGATGGTTCTCGCCGGACTGCCCGCGAGCGCCGCCGGTGTGGGCTGGACCACCCTGATGCAGCGCATCACCACGGACGAACGGCGGGGTCAGGCCTTTGGGCTTTCCGCGCAGGTGTCGGCGCTGAGCGTCCTGGCCGGGACCGGCCTCGCCAACGTCGCACGAACCCCGGACGCGATCCTGCCGGTCATCTCGGTGCACGCCGTGACGCTGCTCGCATCAGGCGTGGTCGTCGCGCTGCGGCGGCGCGTCCTCGAAGTCCCGCCTGCCGACGTCCCCCGAGCGCCAACGGAGCGCCTGCCAGGCTGA
- a CDS encoding NUDIX hydrolase, with protein sequence MTARESALLQFLRRHGTFDGWQESWNSVPLAFRVGLTHALPPRDFIASVRTLVLRGDDVLLVHAEVPILTLGGRPEAGETLHEALIREVAEESGWHARPLSIIGFIHAQHLDEQRPAWGRPAPHFVDVVFASEALEFAPGRQDAGEWPCEFIPVAAVHEAGVHPIDATL encoded by the coding sequence ATGACGGCCAGGGAGAGTGCGCTCCTGCAGTTCTTGAGGCGTCATGGCACCTTCGACGGCTGGCAGGAATCGTGGAACAGCGTTCCGCTGGCCTTTCGGGTTGGCCTGACGCACGCGTTGCCTCCTCGCGACTTCATCGCGTCGGTCCGCACCCTCGTGCTGCGCGGTGATGATGTGTTGCTGGTCCATGCCGAGGTGCCGATCCTGACGCTGGGGGGTCGGCCGGAAGCGGGAGAAACGTTGCACGAGGCGCTGATTCGTGAGGTGGCGGAAGAGAGTGGCTGGCATGCTCGTCCGCTGAGCATCATCGGGTTCATTCACGCGCAGCACCTCGATGAGCAACGGCCCGCCTGGGGTCGGCCGGCGCCACACTTCGTGGATGTGGTGTTCGCATCGGAAGCACTCGAGTTCGCGCCGGGGCGACAGGATGCTGGCGAGTGGCCGTGCGAGTTCATTCCTGTTGCGGCGGTTCACGAGGCCGGTGTCCACCCGATCGACGCGACGCTCTAG
- a CDS encoding NPCBM/NEW2 domain-containing protein produces MKKPALLALSLLLAACGQQATSPTDPYAAEYAAHPSQPWTSSALSALSLTPGTNTLGYEKPTYASSGWGPIEVNRSNGGRQQLDGNPLTIGGQVYAKGYGVHSTSELRYSLASAGATCTSFTATVGIDDEVGTKGSVVFEVWADGKKLTDSGVVRGSDGPKTLTADLTGKSSLSLRVTDAGDGNFYDHADWVNPTISCQATTQPHLTLDRASLELYHLHGTALKAHLTGFPAGPVNLRLVYHASPTYPNFTVSPLDLQTPLVAGNGDAQLQLFASRLTADDPYPNELLLEQDYTVVASQNGRDLASAPLHVTEKPLKLTATLLGVPEVVPNGTWVDAVLSMTVDPPVQAPIADLGLADDDLHNTVAQNLGEAYGDGHVTKRHVRFYAQAPGPEMPVAQAAFRIQGFLPGGTDIYYRFGTYFSRIGVSINVTF; encoded by the coding sequence ATGAAGAAGCCTGCCCTGCTGGCCCTCTCCCTGCTGCTCGCTGCCTGCGGTCAGCAGGCCACCTCGCCCACCGACCCGTACGCCGCCGAGTACGCCGCCCACCCCTCCCAGCCGTGGACGTCCAGCGCCCTCTCGGCCCTCAGCCTGACGCCCGGCACCAATACCCTGGGCTACGAAAAGCCCACGTACGCCAGCAGCGGCTGGGGACCGATTGAAGTCAACCGCAGCAATGGCGGTCGGCAGCAGCTGGACGGGAATCCCCTGACCATTGGCGGGCAGGTCTATGCCAAAGGCTACGGCGTGCACTCCACCTCGGAACTCCGCTACAGCCTGGCCAGCGCAGGGGCGACCTGCACCAGCTTCACCGCGACGGTGGGCATTGACGACGAGGTTGGCACCAAGGGCTCGGTGGTGTTCGAGGTCTGGGCGGACGGGAAGAAGTTGACCGATAGTGGAGTGGTGCGCGGCAGCGACGGGCCGAAGACCCTCACGGCTGACCTGACCGGGAAGTCAAGCCTCAGCTTGCGTGTCACGGATGCCGGAGACGGGAACTTCTACGATCACGCCGACTGGGTGAACCCCACCATCTCCTGCCAGGCCACCACCCAACCGCACCTCACCCTCGACAGGGCCAGTCTGGAGCTGTATCACCTGCATGGAACAGCCCTGAAGGCCCATCTGACCGGTTTCCCTGCCGGCCCAGTGAATCTCCGGCTGGTGTACCACGCCTCCCCCACGTACCCGAATTTCACCGTGTCGCCGCTGGACCTGCAGACGCCTCTGGTGGCTGGCAACGGCGACGCCCAACTCCAGTTGTTCGCGAGTCGGCTCACGGCAGACGACCCATATCCCAATGAGCTGCTGCTGGAGCAGGATTACACCGTGGTGGCCAGTCAGAACGGGCGCGACCTTGCCAGCGCGCCGCTGCATGTCACCGAGAAACCGCTGAAGCTCACGGCGACGTTGCTTGGCGTGCCCGAGGTAGTGCCCAACGGCACCTGGGTGGATGCCGTGCTGTCCATGACCGTTGATCCACCCGTGCAGGCCCCGATCGCAGACCTGGGTCTGGCGGATGATGACCTGCATAATACGGTCGCCCAGAATCTGGGCGAAGCCTACGGGGATGGCCACGTCACGAAACGCCATGTGCGCTTCTACGCGCAGGCGCCGGGACCGGAGATGCCCGTCGCACAGGCTGCCTTCCGTATTCAGGGCTTCCTCCCTGGCGGCACAGATATCTATTACCGGTTTGGCACGTACTTCTCCAGAATTGGGGTCTCGATCAACGTGACCTTTTGA
- a CDS encoding serine hydrolase domain-containing protein, protein MPLLDTVRALSSYLPSWLDYQRDLARVPGVQVAVRVGDQLAASFALGVANEATGQPLTPQHLFRIASHSKSFTATAIFQLAERGVLRLDDPAGRWLPELAGSPAAALTLRALLGHQSGINRDGADSDYWQQLHAFPDREALIALCRAELVYPPDQYFKYSNMGYSLLGLVLEAASGQSYAEYMASHVIGPLGLTHLGPELPVEREAELAAGHSGRLAGNDPRRVLPSSDTRAMAAATGFYGTAEDVTAFFAVHVLGRAELLTDASRRLMQRRESEITRPVKRWYGLGLIVEEIGGRTVVGHSGGFPGHITQTWVDPNSGLTVSVLTNCLGGPATEWATNIIKLIDLAMNPPMKEGTDAPGVDLDRFTGRFATDWGVFDVVNLEGRLVSLTPQGDPTLSVTEWTVVDTETLMPVPEAGFGAVGEPLQFQRSASGDIEWVRQGGGRAWPVAAYRQRVGLD, encoded by the coding sequence ATGCCTCTCCTGGATACGGTCCGTGCCCTGAGCTCCTACCTTCCATCGTGGTTGGACTACCAGCGGGACCTGGCGCGGGTCCCTGGCGTTCAGGTCGCGGTGCGGGTCGGAGATCAGCTGGCCGCATCGTTTGCGCTGGGCGTGGCGAACGAGGCCACCGGGCAGCCGCTCACCCCGCAGCACCTGTTTCGAATTGCCTCCCACTCCAAGAGTTTCACGGCGACGGCGATCTTTCAGCTCGCGGAGCGTGGCGTGCTGCGCCTGGACGACCCGGCTGGTCGCTGGCTGCCGGAGCTGGCCGGCTCGCCCGCTGCGGCGCTGACGCTGCGGGCCCTGCTGGGACACCAGTCCGGGATCAACCGCGACGGGGCGGACAGTGATTACTGGCAGCAGCTCCACGCCTTTCCCGACCGTGAGGCCCTGATTGCCCTGTGCCGCGCCGAGCTGGTATATCCGCCGGACCAGTACTTCAAGTACTCGAACATGGGGTATTCGCTGCTGGGGCTAGTGCTTGAGGCGGCCAGCGGCCAGTCGTACGCGGAGTACATGGCCTCGCACGTGATCGGGCCACTTGGGCTCACCCACCTGGGGCCGGAGTTGCCTGTGGAACGCGAGGCCGAGCTGGCCGCCGGGCACAGCGGTCGGTTGGCCGGCAATGATCCCCGTCGGGTGCTGCCGTCCTCGGATACCCGGGCGATGGCGGCAGCCACCGGCTTTTACGGCACGGCGGAAGACGTCACGGCCTTCTTCGCTGTGCATGTCCTCGGACGCGCCGAGCTGCTCACGGACGCCTCGCGGCGCCTGATGCAGCGCCGGGAATCCGAGATCACTCGCCCAGTGAAGCGCTGGTATGGGCTGGGCCTGATCGTGGAGGAGATCGGGGGCCGCACGGTGGTGGGCCACTCGGGCGGCTTCCCGGGGCACATCACGCAGACGTGGGTCGACCCGAACTCCGGCCTGACCGTGTCGGTCCTCACGAATTGCCTGGGCGGCCCCGCCACGGAATGGGCAACGAACATCATCAAGCTGATCGACCTGGCGATGAACCCGCCGATGAAGGAGGGTACTGACGCGCCTGGTGTTGACCTGGACCGGTTCACCGGGCGCTTTGCCACCGACTGGGGCGTGTTTGATGTAGTGAACCTGGAAGGCCGCCTGGTCTCCCTCACGCCCCAGGGCGACCCGACCCTGAGCGTCACGGAATGGACCGTGGTGGACACCGAAACGCTGATGCCGGTACCGGAAGCCGGGTTCGGTGCGGTCGGCGAGCCCCTTCAGTTCCAGCGCTCGGCATCCGGGGACATCGAGTGGGTGCGCCAGGGGGGTGGACGAGCGTGGCCCGTCGCCGCCTACCGGCAGCGGGTAGGCCTGGACTGA